In Desulfobacterales bacterium, the following are encoded in one genomic region:
- a CDS encoding aldehyde ferredoxin oxidoreductase N-terminal domain-containing protein, with protein MRYAETGINLEIDLTRGNIERVQSDPKDTELYLGGLGTSAKIMWDRVGPEVEAFSPENLLIFAAGLLCGTPATGCNRTIVTTISPQTKLMAFSMMGGFWAPELKHAGFDKIILRGKSAKLVYIWIKNDKVEIRDASHLAGKGSNETAQLLRQELDEPKAEVAAIGLAGENRVFYASIEQGRSSASRGGIGAVMGDKGVKAIVVRGTGDVTVAKPMEYLEQCQEVMDYIKWREDNPIPGVIPILSVLGSPQEMAIHDEKWHTENFVWGNARERRKDFWTEEHAQEFTETLHSARTRLISCYNCPMKCAATLNLPGLPTYMMKCFSKLTYTMAAYSNLEFGLRIAQKATEYGLDGYSTPQVMAFALELYENGILTDKDLPDLPEDNDEKFYYLLDLIVNREGIGDQLADGTYWAAKEIGNGAEEYAHNCIKKHEQLPLKLGMLNPIYFLMYCTGEKMNVTQIEGQFPQAPFPKREHREKFVKDWFQVPDDKFKQYFLDWEPRGENSMPFYPTVPMVCDIVDWMERMHYIDDALGMCAGLSSFHLKPPYHIHNYPKFITYGAGIEMDEEKLTKATRRYRTLVRAINIRRGMRRKDDAPPADHWKKRFPELEAELLDAYYEMKGWNKEGIPTLASLYDLGLDYVGEEFLARGILIDGEEDAPAEETTAGKE; from the coding sequence ATGAGATACGCTGAGACAGGAATTAATTTAGAAATTGATCTAACCCGCGGAAACATTGAAAGGGTACAGTCAGACCCGAAAGACACCGAGCTTTATCTGGGGGGGCTGGGAACGAGCGCCAAGATCATGTGGGACCGGGTGGGTCCTGAAGTTGAGGCTTTTTCTCCCGAGAATTTGCTCATATTTGCCGCCGGTCTTTTATGTGGCACTCCGGCTACCGGATGTAACCGCACCATTGTGACGACCATTTCTCCTCAGACCAAGCTGATGGCCTTTTCGATGATGGGGGGATTCTGGGCTCCGGAATTGAAGCATGCCGGTTTTGACAAAATAATCCTACGCGGGAAATCCGCCAAGCTGGTCTACATATGGATCAAAAATGACAAGGTCGAGATTCGAGATGCCTCTCATCTGGCGGGCAAAGGCTCCAATGAAACCGCCCAGCTCCTCCGGCAGGAGTTGGATGAACCCAAAGCCGAGGTGGCGGCCATCGGCCTGGCCGGTGAAAACCGGGTGTTTTATGCGTCAATTGAACAGGGCAGATCCAGTGCCAGTCGCGGCGGTATCGGTGCCGTTATGGGTGATAAAGGGGTAAAAGCCATCGTTGTGCGCGGTACCGGAGACGTCACGGTTGCAAAGCCGATGGAATACCTCGAACAGTGCCAGGAAGTAATGGATTATATTAAATGGCGCGAGGACAACCCGATTCCGGGGGTAATTCCCATTTTATCCGTGCTGGGGTCACCGCAAGAGATGGCCATCCATGACGAAAAGTGGCATACCGAAAACTTTGTCTGGGGCAATGCCCGCGAACGCCGAAAAGATTTCTGGACCGAAGAACACGCTCAAGAATTTACCGAAACGCTGCATTCGGCGCGTACCCGGCTGATTAGCTGCTATAACTGTCCGATGAAATGCGCTGCCACCCTCAACCTGCCGGGGCTTCCGACCTATATGATGAAATGTTTTTCGAAACTGACGTATACCATGGCGGCATATTCAAATCTGGAATTCGGTTTGAGGATTGCTCAAAAGGCGACCGAATACGGCCTGGACGGCTACTCAACGCCCCAGGTCATGGCTTTTGCGCTCGAGCTCTATGAAAACGGCATTTTAACCGACAAGGACCTGCCGGACCTGCCGGAAGACAACGATGAAAAATTTTACTATTTGCTTGACCTGATTGTGAATCGCGAAGGGATCGGCGATCAGCTGGCAGACGGCACGTACTGGGCCGCCAAAGAGATCGGCAACGGCGCGGAAGAATACGCCCACAATTGCATCAAAAAACATGAGCAGCTGCCGCTCAAACTGGGTATGCTCAATCCGATTTATTTTCTGATGTACTGCACCGGCGAGAAAATGAACGTGACCCAGATTGAAGGGCAGTTTCCCCAGGCGCCTTTTCCCAAGCGCGAGCACCGCGAAAAGTTCGTCAAGGACTGGTTCCAGGTTCCGGATGATAAGTTCAAGCAGTATTTCCTTGACTGGGAACCGCGCGGGGAAAACTCGATGCCCTTTTACCCGACCGTGCCCATGGTCTGCGATATCGTCGACTGGATGGAGCGCATGCACTACATCGATGATGCCCTCGGCATGTGCGCCGGCTTGTCATCATTTCATCTGAAGCCGCCGTATCACATCCATAATTATCCGAAATTTATCACTTACGGCGCCGGGATCGAAATGGACGAAGAAAAACTGACAAAGGCCACCAGAAGGTACCGAACCTTGGTCAGGGCCATTAATATCCGGCGCGGCATGCGCAGAAAAGATGACGCGCCGCCAGCGGATCACTGGAAAAAGAGATTTCCCGAACTCGAAGCCGAGCTTCTGGATGCGTACTACGAAATGAAGGGCTGGAATAAAGAAGGCATCCCCACCCTGGCATCTTTGTATGACCTGGGTCTGGATTACGTGGGTGAAGAATTTCTAGCGAGGGGAATTCTGATCGATGGTGAAGAAGATGCGCCTGCCGAAGAGACAACGGCGGGAAAAGAGTAG
- a CDS encoding GNAT family N-acetyltransferase yields MNESAIEIRLMKVEDFEAVVAIDEKVLKVSRPDYYERKFDKLFNSKDFVPTSLVAEEADGTVVGFVMGEIYMGEYGILQEEARLDTIGVDPDHQHKGIGKKLINEFMSHIKSLGVEKINTLVDWNDSVLMHFFSSNQFSPSKSINLERNL; encoded by the coding sequence ATGAACGAGAGCGCCATTGAAATCAGACTCATGAAGGTTGAGGATTTTGAAGCTGTGGTTGCGATTGACGAGAAAGTCCTCAAGGTTTCCCGGCCGGATTACTATGAAAGGAAGTTTGATAAACTTTTTAACTCCAAAGATTTTGTACCCACGTCCCTGGTGGCCGAGGAAGCGGATGGAACAGTGGTGGGATTTGTCATGGGGGAAATCTATATGGGAGAATATGGTATTTTGCAGGAGGAAGCACGGCTGGACACCATCGGTGTAGATCCCGATCATCAGCATAAAGGTATCGGAAAGAAGTTGATTAACGAATTTATGTCTCATATCAAATCACTCGGTGTTGAAAAAATTAACACCCTGGTAGATTGGAATGATTCCGTACTAATGCATTTTTTTAGCTCAAACCAATTTAGCCCCTCCAAATCGATTAACCTGGAACGAAATCTTTGA
- a CDS encoding (4Fe-4S)-binding protein: MTAEKKKKIVKTIKINVDKCHGCRACEVICSAYHAEPKYSSNNPARARIRVICEPYKDQYVPVYAGDYAPAECAGRDKYTIDGKEYDECAFCRASCPSREDFKEPDSGLPLKCDMCEGEDEPLCVKWCTADALVLEEREVEVDEEEEKEELEVGLESLADKFGMDKLMDTLARMKKKV; this comes from the coding sequence GTGACGGCTGAAAAAAAGAAGAAAATTGTTAAAACAATCAAAATTAATGTTGATAAATGCCATGGCTGCCGGGCATGCGAGGTCATCTGTTCCGCCTATCATGCGGAGCCCAAGTACAGCAGCAATAATCCGGCCCGGGCGCGCATTCGGGTGATCTGCGAACCGTATAAAGACCAATATGTCCCGGTCTATGCAGGGGATTATGCTCCGGCTGAGTGCGCCGGCAGAGACAAATACACGATCGACGGCAAAGAATACGACGAGTGTGCCTTCTGTCGTGCATCCTGCCCATCCAGAGAGGATTTTAAAGAACCTGACTCCGGACTGCCTTTGAAATGTGACATGTGTGAAGGCGAAGATGAGCCCTTGTGCGTGAAGTGGTGCACGGCCGATGCGCTGGTGCTGGAAGAGAGAGAAGTGGAAGTCGATGAAGAGGAAGAAAAGGAGGAGCTGGAAGTCGGACTGGAATCACTGGCCGATAAATTTGGCATGGATAAGTTGATGGACACGCTGGCCCGGATGAAAAAGAAAGTATAG
- a CDS encoding DUF2080 family transposase-associated protein codes for MKTEMRLKEINGSPKDQWKSSRAKFGIFGKEMIEKSVKKSGSSGRVYLPSNWVGKHVKIIRID; via the coding sequence TTGAAAACAGAAATGAGGCTGAAAGAGATCAACGGGTCGCCGAAGGATCAATGGAAGTCCTCCAGGGCGAAGTTCGGGATCTTCGGGAAGGAAATGATCGAAAAGAGCGTCAAAAAGTCCGGAAGCAGCGGACGCGTCTATCTGCCTTCGAATTGGGTGGGCAAGCATGTCAAAATCATTCGCATTGATTGA
- a CDS encoding OFA family MFS transporter has product MNEIKNKGWSVTMAGLGINLALGILYTWSIFKQSIKESILAGDGRFNWDISSLNDPFAVCCLMFTIAMVFAGRIQDKLSPRITAVIGGILTGVGLIVISQSNSLFFWILGFGVLTGLGLGFGYASATPPAIKWFPASKTGMIAGTVVAGFGLASVYIAPLSNYLIAKYGLSLSMLIFGAAFLCVVCFLAKFLVNPPTGYIPEETQPASGKSPTAKAKVLDFSPGQMLQTGSFYKLWFMYFVGAGAALIIIGGVAGMAKKSMGDMAWIVVALMAVGNAGGRIAAGAVSDKIGRTWTLLIMMIFQAVVIFSLLFIGETQALLLVVAATLIGFNYGTNLSLFPSATKDYYGLKNFGINYGLVFSAWGVGGFVFPRVSQMIVAQTGSPEAAYIMCAVLLMASSLTALMTDAPDRIPEGASLLERFRAKLVLARKQPADVYIGSRYK; this is encoded by the coding sequence ATGAACGAGATCAAGAACAAAGGCTGGAGCGTCACCATGGCCGGGTTGGGAATTAATCTTGCCCTGGGCATTCTGTACACCTGGAGTATTTTTAAGCAGTCGATCAAGGAATCCATTCTTGCCGGGGACGGCCGGTTTAACTGGGACATCTCATCGCTCAACGATCCGTTCGCTGTGTGCTGCCTGATGTTCACCATCGCGATGGTCTTTGCCGGAAGGATACAGGACAAACTGAGTCCGCGCATCACCGCTGTCATCGGTGGTATACTCACCGGTGTGGGATTGATCGTAATCTCCCAGTCAAACTCTCTGTTTTTCTGGATCCTGGGATTCGGCGTCCTTACCGGGCTGGGGCTTGGATTTGGGTATGCATCGGCCACACCGCCGGCGATTAAATGGTTTCCGGCATCCAAGACGGGTATGATCGCAGGGACCGTGGTGGCCGGTTTTGGTTTGGCCTCCGTTTATATCGCTCCTTTGTCTAACTATCTCATTGCAAAATACGGTCTGAGCCTCTCCATGCTTATTTTTGGTGCAGCGTTTCTCTGTGTTGTCTGCTTTCTGGCAAAATTTCTGGTGAATCCGCCGACAGGCTACATCCCTGAAGAGACGCAACCGGCGTCCGGAAAATCGCCAACTGCGAAAGCGAAAGTGTTAGACTTCTCTCCCGGCCAGATGCTGCAAACCGGTTCGTTTTACAAATTATGGTTCATGTATTTCGTGGGCGCCGGCGCCGCATTGATCATTATCGGTGGCGTGGCCGGGATGGCGAAGAAAAGTATGGGGGATATGGCCTGGATCGTTGTTGCCCTGATGGCGGTGGGCAACGCCGGGGGGCGGATTGCCGCCGGTGCTGTTTCCGACAAAATCGGCCGGACATGGACCCTTTTGATCATGATGATTTTTCAGGCCGTGGTGATTTTTTCACTGCTTTTCATCGGTGAGACCCAGGCCCTGCTGCTTGTGGTTGCTGCTACGTTAATCGGATTCAACTACGGAACCAACCTTTCCCTGTTTCCGTCGGCAACCAAGGATTATTATGGGTTGAAAAATTTCGGTATAAATTATGGGCTGGTCTTCTCGGCCTGGGGAGTCGGCGGTTTTGTCTTTCCCCGGGTATCCCAGATGATCGTGGCGCAAACCGGCTCACCGGAGGCCGCCTACATTATGTGTGCGGTCCTGCTGATGGCCAGCTCTCTGACGGCACTTATGACGGATGCGCCCGATCGCATCCCCGAGGGTGCTTCCTTGCTGGAAAGATTCAGGGCAAAACTTGTATTGGCTCGCAAGCAGCCTGCAGATGTCTATATCGGATCGCGGTATAAATAA